A single window of Streptomyces xanthii DNA harbors:
- a CDS encoding DUF4040 domain-containing protein: protein MNGDEVLIAVCLVLVAVSATVAVAVREPARQALVLSVLGLALAALFTVLQAPDVALSQLAVGSALTPLLILLSVRKVRRRGRRTGEDEEAGR, encoded by the coding sequence GTGAACGGCGACGAGGTGCTGATCGCGGTGTGTCTCGTCCTGGTGGCGGTGTCCGCGACGGTCGCGGTCGCGGTGCGGGAGCCGGCCCGGCAGGCCCTGGTGCTGTCGGTGCTCGGCCTCGCGCTGGCCGCGCTGTTCACGGTGCTCCAGGCGCCGGACGTGGCGCTGTCCCAACTGGCCGTGGGCTCCGCGCTGACCCCGCTGCTGATCCTGCTGTCGGTGCGCAAGGTCCGCCGCCGCGGGCGCCGCACGGGCGAGGACGAGGAGGCGGGGCGGTGA
- a CDS encoding MnhB domain-containing protein: MSHTLRRWILALGVAGLAALFTAAFLELPDFGRGGHPYGDRSVAESLGRHTANVVSAVNFDQRSFDTLGEESILFTAVLGTVVLLRQTRDEDRLPPRPARVDPWVRRYALALLPVALVSGLYVVAHGQLSPGGGFQGGVIVATAVHLLYIGVDYRALERVRPVGPYEVGDAVGEAAYLLLGVAGLVAGASFLANTLPYGTFNTLASGGTVPLLNAAVGIEVASAVVVLVSRFLDQAVEITDADGAGEEAAR; encoded by the coding sequence GTGAGCCACACGCTGCGGCGGTGGATCCTCGCGCTCGGCGTCGCGGGCCTGGCCGCGCTGTTCACCGCCGCGTTCCTGGAACTCCCCGACTTCGGCCGGGGCGGGCACCCGTACGGCGACCGGTCGGTCGCGGAGTCCCTCGGGCGCCACACGGCGAACGTGGTGTCGGCGGTCAACTTCGACCAGCGGTCCTTCGACACCCTGGGCGAGGAGTCGATCCTCTTCACCGCCGTGCTCGGGACGGTCGTCCTGTTGCGTCAGACCCGTGACGAGGACCGGCTGCCGCCCCGGCCCGCGCGGGTCGACCCCTGGGTGCGGCGCTACGCGCTGGCGCTGCTGCCGGTGGCGCTGGTGTCGGGCCTGTACGTCGTCGCCCACGGGCAGTTGAGCCCGGGCGGCGGCTTCCAGGGTGGTGTCATCGTCGCCACGGCCGTGCACCTGCTGTACATCGGGGTGGACTACCGGGCGCTCGAACGCGTCCGGCCCGTCGGCCCGTACGAGGTGGGGGACGCGGTCGGTGAGGCGGCCTATCTGCTGCTCGGCGTGGCCGGTCTCGTCGCCGGGGCCTCCTTCCTGGCGAACACGCTGCCGTACGGCACGTTCAACACGCTGGCCTCGGGCGGCACCGTGCCGCTGCTGAACGCGGCGGTCGGCATCGAGGTGGCCAGCGCCGTCGTCGTTCTGGTGAGCCGCTTCCTGGACCAGGCGGTGGAGATCACCGACGCCGACGGGGCCGGGGAGGAAGCCGCCCGATGA
- a CDS encoding sodium:proton antiporter, translated as MMHVLPYVVSGWIFLVGCYGLATSRHLVHAVGCLSVCQVATYVLLLAVGYREGGTAPVHSDLRPHSRPLVDPVVQALALTDVVVGATVTALLLALAIQVAKHHGTADPDELSELRG; from the coding sequence ATGATGCACGTCCTGCCCTACGTCGTGTCCGGCTGGATCTTCCTGGTCGGCTGCTACGGCCTCGCGACCAGCCGGCATCTCGTGCACGCCGTCGGCTGTCTCTCGGTGTGCCAGGTTGCCACGTACGTGCTGCTGCTCGCCGTCGGCTACCGCGAGGGCGGCACCGCGCCGGTCCACTCCGATCTGCGTCCGCACTCCCGGCCGCTCGTCGACCCCGTGGTCCAGGCACTCGCCCTCACCGACGTGGTCGTGGGCGCCACCGTCACCGCGCTGCTGCTCGCGCTCGCCATCCAGGTCGCCAAGCACCACGGGACCGCCGACCCGGACGAGCTGTCGGAGCTGCGCGGATGA
- a CDS encoding complex I subunit 5 family protein translates to MSRLLPLVVAGPLLGAAFLVAFGRLLPRIATDAVAAVVAAGTTALSVLLLTRSSPVATEWVGGWEPVAGRSVGIVLVGDAAGTGLATLVCLLTVAVLVYSWRYFEEVPHKNPGAFPALVLLFQAGMCGFSLTGDLFDAFVFFELMGVAAYALTGYRVEDSKAVQGALTFGVLNSLGAYATLMGIGLLYARTGELGMRQIGARLDGQGPADALVVTAFVLVASGLLVKAAAVPFHFWLPDAHAVAPSPVCMLLSGVMVELGVYGVWRVHTFVFAGPGGVPSADVGLCLVVLGSVTAVLGALLCWQQHHLKRLLAYSTIAHTGLFLVGVGLLRPESTAGVALYVVGHAGAKAALFACTGILLDRYGSVDEHELFGRATGLRLVGVLYTVAALALAGLPPFGTALGKGTVEEASGFAGTMLFTVVSALTGAAVLRVAARVFRGLGPRPRRASEQETKGGDEEPETRGRLSRVPLPMVAVPVALLAGSLALGAWPGLGERAGAGFGGPPELAPHWTLASVLTGLVSVACAAGCAVLALRRDTPQEPYAWTEPLRRLHSGHIGDYVAWFVLGVALLGALAFSGSLL, encoded by the coding sequence ATGAGCCGTCTGCTGCCGCTGGTCGTGGCGGGGCCGCTGCTCGGCGCCGCGTTCCTCGTCGCCTTCGGCCGGCTGCTGCCGCGGATCGCCACGGACGCGGTGGCCGCCGTCGTGGCGGCCGGCACGACGGCGCTGTCCGTCCTCCTGCTGACCCGGTCCTCGCCCGTCGCGACGGAGTGGGTCGGCGGCTGGGAGCCGGTCGCGGGGCGGAGCGTGGGCATCGTCCTCGTCGGCGACGCGGCCGGTACCGGACTGGCCACGCTCGTCTGTCTGCTGACGGTGGCCGTGCTCGTCTACTCCTGGCGCTACTTCGAGGAGGTCCCGCACAAGAACCCCGGCGCGTTCCCCGCGCTCGTGCTGCTCTTCCAGGCGGGCATGTGCGGCTTCTCGCTGACCGGGGACCTGTTCGACGCGTTCGTCTTCTTCGAGCTGATGGGCGTCGCCGCGTACGCGCTGACCGGCTACCGGGTGGAGGATTCCAAGGCCGTCCAGGGCGCCCTCACCTTCGGGGTCCTCAACTCCCTGGGCGCGTACGCGACGTTGATGGGCATCGGGCTGCTGTACGCGCGCACGGGCGAGCTGGGCATGCGGCAGATCGGGGCGCGCCTGGACGGCCAGGGGCCGGCGGACGCGCTGGTCGTGACCGCGTTCGTGCTGGTGGCGAGCGGGCTGCTGGTGAAGGCGGCGGCCGTCCCGTTCCATTTCTGGCTGCCCGACGCGCACGCGGTGGCGCCGAGTCCGGTGTGCATGCTGCTGTCCGGGGTCATGGTCGAGCTGGGTGTGTACGGGGTGTGGCGCGTGCACACGTTCGTGTTCGCGGGGCCGGGCGGGGTGCCGTCCGCCGATGTGGGCCTGTGTCTGGTCGTGCTGGGCTCGGTGACCGCCGTACTGGGCGCGCTGCTGTGCTGGCAGCAGCACCATCTCAAGCGGCTGCTCGCGTACTCGACGATCGCGCACACCGGGCTCTTTCTCGTCGGGGTCGGGCTGCTGCGCCCCGAATCGACCGCCGGGGTCGCCCTGTACGTCGTCGGCCATGCCGGCGCCAAGGCCGCCCTGTTCGCCTGCACGGGCATCCTGCTCGACCGGTACGGGAGCGTGGACGAGCACGAGCTGTTCGGCCGGGCGACCGGGCTGCGGCTGGTCGGCGTGCTCTACACGGTGGCGGCCCTCGCGCTCGCGGGGCTGCCGCCTTTCGGCACGGCGCTCGGCAAGGGCACGGTCGAGGAGGCCTCGGGGTTCGCGGGGACGATGCTGTTCACGGTGGTCTCCGCGCTCACCGGCGCGGCGGTGCTGCGGGTCGCGGCGCGCGTCTTCCGGGGCCTCGGGCCGCGCCCGCGCCGGGCGTCGGAGCAGGAGACGAAGGGCGGTGACGAGGAGCCCGAGACCCGGGGACGGCTGTCGCGGGTGCCGCTGCCGATGGTGGCGGTGCCCGTGGCGCTGCTGGCCGGGTCGCTCGCCTTGGGGGCCTGGCCGGGGCTCGGCGAGCGGGCCGGTGCCGGGTTCGGCGGCCCCCCGGAGCTCGCCCCGCACTGGACGCTCGCCTCGGTCCTGACGGGCCTCGTGTCGGTGGCGTGCGCGGCCGGCTGCGCCGTCCTGGCCCTGCGCCGGGACACGCCTCAGGAGCCGTACGCGTGGACGGAGCCGCTGCGCCGGCTGCACTCGGGGCACATCGGGGACTACGTGGCGTGGTTCGTGCTCGGCGTCGCTCTCCTCGGCGCGCTGGCGTTCTCCGGTTCCCTGCTCTGA